The following coding sequences are from one Melospiza melodia melodia isolate bMelMel2 chromosome 2, bMelMel2.pri, whole genome shotgun sequence window:
- the LOC134414163 gene encoding galactosylgalactosylxylosylprotein 3-beta-glucuronosyltransferase 1-like isoform X1: MLRRRNLLTTLLIALPWALLLTLWHQYPTTHYLSLLRKETDENVTSKALLNGTSALREEVFPSCTRQQQSIGATPKIIQNYVYSRPPPWSDTLPTIFVITPTYTRPVQKAELTRLANTFLHVQNLHWVVVEDSPRRTNLVSNLLEKAGLNFTHLNVETPKSLKLGLSWIPSHTPRGTLQRNLGLHWLRDSFSNTAPPEGVVYFADDDNTYSLELFEEMRYTRRVSVWPVAFVGGLRYESPKVSPAGKVVGWKTVFDPNRPFAIDMAGFAISIKLILEKPHASFKLEGVKGGYQETSLLKDLVTMDGLEPKAANCTKVLVWHTRTERPTLVNEGKRGFTDPRVEV, encoded by the exons ATGCTGAGGAGACGTAACCTTCTTACCACGCTCCTGATTGCCTTGCCATGGGCTCTTCTCCTAACCTTGTGGCACCAGTACCCAACCACCCACTACCTCAGCCTGCTGAGAA AAGAGACAGACGAGAACGTGACCTCTAAAGCTCTCCTTAATGGTACGTCTGCACTGAGAGAAGAAGTCTTCCCATCATGCACTCGGCAGCAGCAAAGCATAGGGGCAACACCTAAAATCATCCAGAATTATGTGTACTCCAGGCCTCCCCCATGGTCAGACACCCTGCCAACCATCTTTGTTATCACCCCGACCTACACCCGCCCCGTGCAGAAAGCTGAGCTGACCCGACTGGCCAACACCTTCCTCCACGTACAGAACCTGCACTGGGTGGTGGTGGAGGACTCTCCACGGAGGACCAACCTTGTGTCCAACCTGCTGGAGAAGGCTGGGCTCAACTTCACCCACCTCAACGTGGAGACACCCAAGAGCCTGAAGCTGGGTCTGTCCTGGATCCCATCCCACACCCCGAGGGGGACACTGCAGAGGAACCTGGGGCTGCACTGGCTGAGGGACAGCTTCAGCAACACCGCACCACCGGAAGGCGTAGTCTATTTTGCTGATGATGATAACACCTATAGCCTGGAGCTCTTTGAAGAG ATGCGCTACACAAGGCGGGTCTCAGTCTGGCCAGTGGCTTTCGTTGGGGGGCTGCGATATGAATCCCCAAAAGTGAGCCCAGCAGGGAAGGTGGTGGGCTGGAAAACCGTCTTCGACCCTAATCGTCCCTTTGCTATTGACATGGCTGGATTTGCTATCAGCATCAAGTTGATTTTGGAGAAGCCTCACGCCAGTTTCAAGCTGGAGGGAGTTAAAGGAGGGTACCAGGAAACAAGTCTGCTGAAGGATTTAGTGACTATGGACGGGCTGGAGCCCAAAGCAGCTAACTGCACAAAG GTGTTGGTGTGGCACACAAGAACTGAGAGGCCCACTCTGGTTAATGAAGGCAAGCGTGGGTTTACAGACCCCAGAGTAGAG
- the LOC134414163 gene encoding galactosylgalactosylxylosylprotein 3-beta-glucuronosyltransferase 1-like isoform X2: MLRRRNLLTTLLIALPWALLLTLWHQYPTTHYLSLLRKTDENVTSKALLNGTSALREEVFPSCTRQQQSIGATPKIIQNYVYSRPPPWSDTLPTIFVITPTYTRPVQKAELTRLANTFLHVQNLHWVVVEDSPRRTNLVSNLLEKAGLNFTHLNVETPKSLKLGLSWIPSHTPRGTLQRNLGLHWLRDSFSNTAPPEGVVYFADDDNTYSLELFEEMRYTRRVSVWPVAFVGGLRYESPKVSPAGKVVGWKTVFDPNRPFAIDMAGFAISIKLILEKPHASFKLEGVKGGYQETSLLKDLVTMDGLEPKAANCTKVLVWHTRTERPTLVNEGKRGFTDPRVEV; encoded by the exons ATGCTGAGGAGACGTAACCTTCTTACCACGCTCCTGATTGCCTTGCCATGGGCTCTTCTCCTAACCTTGTGGCACCAGTACCCAACCACCCACTACCTCAGCCTGCTGAGAA AGACAGACGAGAACGTGACCTCTAAAGCTCTCCTTAATGGTACGTCTGCACTGAGAGAAGAAGTCTTCCCATCATGCACTCGGCAGCAGCAAAGCATAGGGGCAACACCTAAAATCATCCAGAATTATGTGTACTCCAGGCCTCCCCCATGGTCAGACACCCTGCCAACCATCTTTGTTATCACCCCGACCTACACCCGCCCCGTGCAGAAAGCTGAGCTGACCCGACTGGCCAACACCTTCCTCCACGTACAGAACCTGCACTGGGTGGTGGTGGAGGACTCTCCACGGAGGACCAACCTTGTGTCCAACCTGCTGGAGAAGGCTGGGCTCAACTTCACCCACCTCAACGTGGAGACACCCAAGAGCCTGAAGCTGGGTCTGTCCTGGATCCCATCCCACACCCCGAGGGGGACACTGCAGAGGAACCTGGGGCTGCACTGGCTGAGGGACAGCTTCAGCAACACCGCACCACCGGAAGGCGTAGTCTATTTTGCTGATGATGATAACACCTATAGCCTGGAGCTCTTTGAAGAG ATGCGCTACACAAGGCGGGTCTCAGTCTGGCCAGTGGCTTTCGTTGGGGGGCTGCGATATGAATCCCCAAAAGTGAGCCCAGCAGGGAAGGTGGTGGGCTGGAAAACCGTCTTCGACCCTAATCGTCCCTTTGCTATTGACATGGCTGGATTTGCTATCAGCATCAAGTTGATTTTGGAGAAGCCTCACGCCAGTTTCAAGCTGGAGGGAGTTAAAGGAGGGTACCAGGAAACAAGTCTGCTGAAGGATTTAGTGACTATGGACGGGCTGGAGCCCAAAGCAGCTAACTGCACAAAG GTGTTGGTGTGGCACACAAGAACTGAGAGGCCCACTCTGGTTAATGAAGGCAAGCGTGGGTTTACAGACCCCAGAGTAGAG